One Solanum lycopersicum chromosome 2, SLM_r2.1 genomic region harbors:
- the GLR3.5 gene encoding glutamate receptor 3.5 isoform X2: MRLFWTIILVVLYNGCSSEGVNSTLSARPKVVNIGCMVSFNTLVGKVTKVAAEAAVEDINSNPDVLGGTKLNMITLDSNASGFLGIVEAIRFMETDTMAIVGPQSSVIAHVVSNIANELQVPLLSFAATDPSLSSLQYPFFVRTSPSDKYQMEAIAEMVEYYEWREVIAIYIDDDFGRNGIAALADQLAKRRCSISYKAAMRPGATLDDARDALVQVALRESRIMVVHTYPTKGLEIFSMARYLGMIDKGYVWIATNWLSTILDAGSPLPSDEKENLEGAITLRIHTPGSELKQKFVSRWSNLTRKAGLAGSSRMSTYALYAYDTVWLLARAINEFFNQGGKVSFSKDPRLTELNSGSMNLDSMSIFNGGKLLRDNIFKVNMTGVTGPFSFTSEKELFRPTFEVINVVGTGFRKVGYWSEYSGLSIVPPETLYSKPPNRSSSNQQLQSIIWPGQITEKPRGWVFPNNGRQLKIGVPNRASFREFVGKVPGVDSFRGYCIEVFTTAIDLLPYALPYKLVAFGDGHNNPDDTELIRLITAGVYDAAIGDIAITTNRTKMVDFTQPYIESGLVVVAPVKEQNSNAWAFLSPFTPKMWCVTGVFFLIVGTVIWILEHRLNDEFRGPPSKQIVTVLWFSFSTLFTAQRENTVSTFGRIVLLIWLFVVLIINSSYTASLTSILTVQKLSSPITGIESLVNTKEPIGYQWGSFARNYLIQELRIDESRLVPLNLPEDYAKALKDGPSRGGVAAVVDERAYMELFLSSRCQFSILGQEFTKNGWGFAFPRDSPLAVDMSTAILKLSENGELQRIHDKWLSGIACTSQSTKLEVDRLQLKSFSGLFFLCGLACFLALLIYFVMLACQYCQYYPNSEVASESSRSGRLQTFLSFADEKEESVRSRSKRRQLEVTSVRSIDQDASVNGSRTDRSEIYSNRVVSFGESV; the protein is encoded by the exons GTGTCTTTCAATACACTTGTTGGGAAAGTTACTAAAGTTGCTGCGGAAGCTGCTGTTGAGGATATAAATTCCAATCCAGATGTTCTTGGAGGAACTAAACTGAATATGATAACATTGGACAGTAATGCCAGTGGATTTCTTGGAATAGTTGAGG CTATCCGTTTCATGGAGACGGATACTATGGCAATTGTTGGCCCCCAATCTTCTGTTATAGCCCATGTGGTATCAAACATTGCGAATGAGCTGCAGGTCCCTCTATTATCATTTGCAGCCACAGATCCCTCTCTTTCTTCGCTTCAGTACCCGTTTTTTGTTAGAACTTCACCAAGTGATAAGTATCAGATGGAAGCTATAGCTGAAATGGTTGAGTACTATGAATGGAGGGAGGTGATTgctatatatattgatgatgattttgGAAGAAATGGTATAGCTGCATTAGCAGATCAGCTGGCCAAGAGGCGATGTTCGATCTCTTACAAAGCAGCAATGAGACCTGGAGCAACATTGGATGATGCCCGGGATGCTTTGGTTCAGGTTGCTTTGAGAGAGTCACGAATAATGGTTGTTCATACTTATCCTACAAAGGGTCTGGAGATATTCTCTATGGCACGGTATTTGGGGATGATAGATAAAGGATATGTGTGGATTGCTACAAATTGGCTCTCAACTATCCTTGACGCTGGTAGTCCCCTTCCTTCGGATGAAAAAGAGAACCTTGAAGGGGCTATTACCTTGCGTATACACACTCCAGGTTCAGAATTGAAACAGAAGTTTGTCTCACGGTGGAGCAATTTGACAAGGAAGGCAGGACTTGCTGGATCTTCAAGGATGTCCACTTATGCACTCTATGCTTATGACACTGTGTGGCTACTTGCTCGTGCCATCAATGAATTCTTTAACCAGGGTGGAAAAGTTTCATTTTCTAAGGATCCAAGGCTAACTGAACTGAATAGTGGAAGTATGAATCTTGATTCTATGAGCATCTTTAATGGAGGGAAGTTATTGCGAGACAACATTTTTAAGGTTAATATGACAGGTGTAACAGGACCATTTAGTTTCACTTCTGAAAAGGAACTCTTCCGCCCTACTTTTGAAGTCATTAATGTGGTTGGTACAGGTTTTAGGAAAGTTGGTTATTGGTCTGAATACTCTGGTTTATCAATTGTGCCTCCTGAAACACTGTACTCTAAGCCGCCAAATCGTTCCTCTTCGAATCAACAGCTACAAAGTATAATCTGGCCTGGACAAATAACGGAAAAACCTCGTGGATGGGTTTTTCCAAACAATGGGAGACAACTGAAAATTGGAGTTCCTAACAGAGCTAGCTTTCGTGAATTTGTTGGAAAGGTACCAGGCGTCGACTCATTCAGAGGATACTGTATAGAGGTCTTCACTACTGCCATAGACTTATTGCCTTATGCTCTCCCTTACAAGCTAGTTGCCTTTGGGGATGGTCATAACAATCCAGATGATACAGAGCTAATACGCCTAATCACAGCAGGA GTTTATGATGCAGCCATAGGTGACATAGCAATTACAACTAATCGAACAAAAATGGTTGACTTCACTCAACCATACATTGAATCTGGGTTAGTTGTAGTGGCACCAGTTAAGGAGCAGAATTCTAATGCTTGGGCTTTTCTCAGTCCATTTACTCCTAAGATGTGGTGTGTCACTGgtgtttttttcttaattgtgGGCACTGTAATTTGGATTTTGGAACACAGATTGAATGATGAATTTCGTGGACCTCCGAGTAAACAGATTGTCACTGTTTTATG GTTCAGCTTTTCAACTCTCTTTACTGCCCAGA GAGAAAACACTGTCAGCACCTTTGGCCGTATTGTCCTTCTTATATGGCTATTTGTGGTTTTGATAATAAACTCAAGCTATACTGCCAGTCTCACCTCAATTCTTACAGTGCAGAAACTTTCTTCCCCAATTACCGGAATTGAAAGTTTAGTAAATACAAAGGAACCCATTGGTTATCAGTGGGGTTCATTTGCCCGTAACTATCTGATTCAAGAACTTCGCATTGATGAATCTAGACTTGTTCCTCTTAACCTCCCTGAAGATTATGCTAAAGCTTTAAAAGATGGTCCTAGCCGTGGTGGTGTTGCAGCAGTGGTAGATGAGCGTGCTTATATGGAGCTTTTCCTCTCATCGCGTTGCCAATTCAGTATTCTGGGTCAAGAATTCACAAAAAATGGATGGGGGTTT GCTTTCCCTAGGGATTCTCCTCTAGCAGTAGACATGTCAACAGCAATTTTGAAACTATCAGAGAATGGGGAACTTCAAAGGATCCATGATAAATGGCTTTCTGGAATAGCTTGCACTTCACAGAGTACAAAGCTTGAAGTGGACAGACTTCAGCTGAAAAGCTTCTCAGGTCTATTCTTTCTATGTGGGTTGGCATGTTTTCTGGCTCTGCTCATTTATTTTGTGATGCTAGCATGTCAATATTGCCAATACTATCCCAATTCTGAGGTAGCTAGTGAAAGTTCACGATCAGGACGACTGCAGACATTCCTTTCTTTTGCTGATGAAAAGGAAGAGTCAGTGAGGTCTCGATCCAAACGAAGGCAACTAGAGGTGACTTCAGTAAGAAGTATTGATCAAGATGCATCAGTAAATGGTTCAAGAACTGACCGTTCTGAGATATACTCGAACAGGGTTGTAAGTTTTGGAGAATCTGTATAG
- the GLR3.5 gene encoding glutamate receptor 3.5, with protein MKYGSFQTLVSRLHIFVPKFTMRLFWTIILVVLYNGCSSEGVNSTLSARPKVVNIGCMVSFNTLVGKVTKVAAEAAVEDINSNPDVLGGTKLNMITLDSNASGFLGIVEAIRFMETDTMAIVGPQSSVIAHVVSNIANELQVPLLSFAATDPSLSSLQYPFFVRTSPSDKYQMEAIAEMVEYYEWREVIAIYIDDDFGRNGIAALADQLAKRRCSISYKAAMRPGATLDDARDALVQVALRESRIMVVHTYPTKGLEIFSMARYLGMIDKGYVWIATNWLSTILDAGSPLPSDEKENLEGAITLRIHTPGSELKQKFVSRWSNLTRKAGLAGSSRMSTYALYAYDTVWLLARAINEFFNQGGKVSFSKDPRLTELNSGSMNLDSMSIFNGGKLLRDNIFKVNMTGVTGPFSFTSEKELFRPTFEVINVVGTGFRKVGYWSEYSGLSIVPPETLYSKPPNRSSSNQQLQSIIWPGQITEKPRGWVFPNNGRQLKIGVPNRASFREFVGKVPGVDSFRGYCIEVFTTAIDLLPYALPYKLVAFGDGHNNPDDTELIRLITAGVYDAAIGDIAITTNRTKMVDFTQPYIESGLVVVAPVKEQNSNAWAFLSPFTPKMWCVTGVFFLIVGTVIWILEHRLNDEFRGPPSKQIVTVLWFSFSTLFTAQRENTVSTFGRIVLLIWLFVVLIINSSYTASLTSILTVQKLSSPITGIESLVNTKEPIGYQWGSFARNYLIQELRIDESRLVPLNLPEDYAKALKDGPSRGGVAAVVDERAYMELFLSSRCQFSILGQEFTKNGWGFAFPRDSPLAVDMSTAILKLSENGELQRIHDKWLSGIACTSQSTKLEVDRLQLKSFSGLFFLCGLACFLALLIYFVMLACQYCQYYPNSEVASESSRSGRLQTFLSFADEKEESVRSRSKRRQLEVTSVRSIDQDASVNGSRTDRSEIYSNRVVSFGESV; from the exons GTGTCTTTCAATACACTTGTTGGGAAAGTTACTAAAGTTGCTGCGGAAGCTGCTGTTGAGGATATAAATTCCAATCCAGATGTTCTTGGAGGAACTAAACTGAATATGATAACATTGGACAGTAATGCCAGTGGATTTCTTGGAATAGTTGAGG CTATCCGTTTCATGGAGACGGATACTATGGCAATTGTTGGCCCCCAATCTTCTGTTATAGCCCATGTGGTATCAAACATTGCGAATGAGCTGCAGGTCCCTCTATTATCATTTGCAGCCACAGATCCCTCTCTTTCTTCGCTTCAGTACCCGTTTTTTGTTAGAACTTCACCAAGTGATAAGTATCAGATGGAAGCTATAGCTGAAATGGTTGAGTACTATGAATGGAGGGAGGTGATTgctatatatattgatgatgattttgGAAGAAATGGTATAGCTGCATTAGCAGATCAGCTGGCCAAGAGGCGATGTTCGATCTCTTACAAAGCAGCAATGAGACCTGGAGCAACATTGGATGATGCCCGGGATGCTTTGGTTCAGGTTGCTTTGAGAGAGTCACGAATAATGGTTGTTCATACTTATCCTACAAAGGGTCTGGAGATATTCTCTATGGCACGGTATTTGGGGATGATAGATAAAGGATATGTGTGGATTGCTACAAATTGGCTCTCAACTATCCTTGACGCTGGTAGTCCCCTTCCTTCGGATGAAAAAGAGAACCTTGAAGGGGCTATTACCTTGCGTATACACACTCCAGGTTCAGAATTGAAACAGAAGTTTGTCTCACGGTGGAGCAATTTGACAAGGAAGGCAGGACTTGCTGGATCTTCAAGGATGTCCACTTATGCACTCTATGCTTATGACACTGTGTGGCTACTTGCTCGTGCCATCAATGAATTCTTTAACCAGGGTGGAAAAGTTTCATTTTCTAAGGATCCAAGGCTAACTGAACTGAATAGTGGAAGTATGAATCTTGATTCTATGAGCATCTTTAATGGAGGGAAGTTATTGCGAGACAACATTTTTAAGGTTAATATGACAGGTGTAACAGGACCATTTAGTTTCACTTCTGAAAAGGAACTCTTCCGCCCTACTTTTGAAGTCATTAATGTGGTTGGTACAGGTTTTAGGAAAGTTGGTTATTGGTCTGAATACTCTGGTTTATCAATTGTGCCTCCTGAAACACTGTACTCTAAGCCGCCAAATCGTTCCTCTTCGAATCAACAGCTACAAAGTATAATCTGGCCTGGACAAATAACGGAAAAACCTCGTGGATGGGTTTTTCCAAACAATGGGAGACAACTGAAAATTGGAGTTCCTAACAGAGCTAGCTTTCGTGAATTTGTTGGAAAGGTACCAGGCGTCGACTCATTCAGAGGATACTGTATAGAGGTCTTCACTACTGCCATAGACTTATTGCCTTATGCTCTCCCTTACAAGCTAGTTGCCTTTGGGGATGGTCATAACAATCCAGATGATACAGAGCTAATACGCCTAATCACAGCAGGA GTTTATGATGCAGCCATAGGTGACATAGCAATTACAACTAATCGAACAAAAATGGTTGACTTCACTCAACCATACATTGAATCTGGGTTAGTTGTAGTGGCACCAGTTAAGGAGCAGAATTCTAATGCTTGGGCTTTTCTCAGTCCATTTACTCCTAAGATGTGGTGTGTCACTGgtgtttttttcttaattgtgGGCACTGTAATTTGGATTTTGGAACACAGATTGAATGATGAATTTCGTGGACCTCCGAGTAAACAGATTGTCACTGTTTTATG GTTCAGCTTTTCAACTCTCTTTACTGCCCAGA GAGAAAACACTGTCAGCACCTTTGGCCGTATTGTCCTTCTTATATGGCTATTTGTGGTTTTGATAATAAACTCAAGCTATACTGCCAGTCTCACCTCAATTCTTACAGTGCAGAAACTTTCTTCCCCAATTACCGGAATTGAAAGTTTAGTAAATACAAAGGAACCCATTGGTTATCAGTGGGGTTCATTTGCCCGTAACTATCTGATTCAAGAACTTCGCATTGATGAATCTAGACTTGTTCCTCTTAACCTCCCTGAAGATTATGCTAAAGCTTTAAAAGATGGTCCTAGCCGTGGTGGTGTTGCAGCAGTGGTAGATGAGCGTGCTTATATGGAGCTTTTCCTCTCATCGCGTTGCCAATTCAGTATTCTGGGTCAAGAATTCACAAAAAATGGATGGGGGTTT GCTTTCCCTAGGGATTCTCCTCTAGCAGTAGACATGTCAACAGCAATTTTGAAACTATCAGAGAATGGGGAACTTCAAAGGATCCATGATAAATGGCTTTCTGGAATAGCTTGCACTTCACAGAGTACAAAGCTTGAAGTGGACAGACTTCAGCTGAAAAGCTTCTCAGGTCTATTCTTTCTATGTGGGTTGGCATGTTTTCTGGCTCTGCTCATTTATTTTGTGATGCTAGCATGTCAATATTGCCAATACTATCCCAATTCTGAGGTAGCTAGTGAAAGTTCACGATCAGGACGACTGCAGACATTCCTTTCTTTTGCTGATGAAAAGGAAGAGTCAGTGAGGTCTCGATCCAAACGAAGGCAACTAGAGGTGACTTCAGTAAGAAGTATTGATCAAGATGCATCAGTAAATGGTTCAAGAACTGACCGTTCTGAGATATACTCGAACAGGGTTGTAAGTTTTGGAGAATCTGTATAG
- the GLR3.5 gene encoding glutamate receptor 3.5 isoform X1, whose translation MFLSRLHIFVPKFTMRLFWTIILVVLYNGCSSEGVNSTLSARPKVVNIGCMVSFNTLVGKVTKVAAEAAVEDINSNPDVLGGTKLNMITLDSNASGFLGIVEAIRFMETDTMAIVGPQSSVIAHVVSNIANELQVPLLSFAATDPSLSSLQYPFFVRTSPSDKYQMEAIAEMVEYYEWREVIAIYIDDDFGRNGIAALADQLAKRRCSISYKAAMRPGATLDDARDALVQVALRESRIMVVHTYPTKGLEIFSMARYLGMIDKGYVWIATNWLSTILDAGSPLPSDEKENLEGAITLRIHTPGSELKQKFVSRWSNLTRKAGLAGSSRMSTYALYAYDTVWLLARAINEFFNQGGKVSFSKDPRLTELNSGSMNLDSMSIFNGGKLLRDNIFKVNMTGVTGPFSFTSEKELFRPTFEVINVVGTGFRKVGYWSEYSGLSIVPPETLYSKPPNRSSSNQQLQSIIWPGQITEKPRGWVFPNNGRQLKIGVPNRASFREFVGKVPGVDSFRGYCIEVFTTAIDLLPYALPYKLVAFGDGHNNPDDTELIRLITAGVYDAAIGDIAITTNRTKMVDFTQPYIESGLVVVAPVKEQNSNAWAFLSPFTPKMWCVTGVFFLIVGTVIWILEHRLNDEFRGPPSKQIVTVLWFSFSTLFTAQRENTVSTFGRIVLLIWLFVVLIINSSYTASLTSILTVQKLSSPITGIESLVNTKEPIGYQWGSFARNYLIQELRIDESRLVPLNLPEDYAKALKDGPSRGGVAAVVDERAYMELFLSSRCQFSILGQEFTKNGWGFAFPRDSPLAVDMSTAILKLSENGELQRIHDKWLSGIACTSQSTKLEVDRLQLKSFSGLFFLCGLACFLALLIYFVMLACQYCQYYPNSEVASESSRSGRLQTFLSFADEKEESVRSRSKRRQLEVTSVRSIDQDASVNGSRTDRSEIYSNRVVSFGESV comes from the exons GTGTCTTTCAATACACTTGTTGGGAAAGTTACTAAAGTTGCTGCGGAAGCTGCTGTTGAGGATATAAATTCCAATCCAGATGTTCTTGGAGGAACTAAACTGAATATGATAACATTGGACAGTAATGCCAGTGGATTTCTTGGAATAGTTGAGG CTATCCGTTTCATGGAGACGGATACTATGGCAATTGTTGGCCCCCAATCTTCTGTTATAGCCCATGTGGTATCAAACATTGCGAATGAGCTGCAGGTCCCTCTATTATCATTTGCAGCCACAGATCCCTCTCTTTCTTCGCTTCAGTACCCGTTTTTTGTTAGAACTTCACCAAGTGATAAGTATCAGATGGAAGCTATAGCTGAAATGGTTGAGTACTATGAATGGAGGGAGGTGATTgctatatatattgatgatgattttgGAAGAAATGGTATAGCTGCATTAGCAGATCAGCTGGCCAAGAGGCGATGTTCGATCTCTTACAAAGCAGCAATGAGACCTGGAGCAACATTGGATGATGCCCGGGATGCTTTGGTTCAGGTTGCTTTGAGAGAGTCACGAATAATGGTTGTTCATACTTATCCTACAAAGGGTCTGGAGATATTCTCTATGGCACGGTATTTGGGGATGATAGATAAAGGATATGTGTGGATTGCTACAAATTGGCTCTCAACTATCCTTGACGCTGGTAGTCCCCTTCCTTCGGATGAAAAAGAGAACCTTGAAGGGGCTATTACCTTGCGTATACACACTCCAGGTTCAGAATTGAAACAGAAGTTTGTCTCACGGTGGAGCAATTTGACAAGGAAGGCAGGACTTGCTGGATCTTCAAGGATGTCCACTTATGCACTCTATGCTTATGACACTGTGTGGCTACTTGCTCGTGCCATCAATGAATTCTTTAACCAGGGTGGAAAAGTTTCATTTTCTAAGGATCCAAGGCTAACTGAACTGAATAGTGGAAGTATGAATCTTGATTCTATGAGCATCTTTAATGGAGGGAAGTTATTGCGAGACAACATTTTTAAGGTTAATATGACAGGTGTAACAGGACCATTTAGTTTCACTTCTGAAAAGGAACTCTTCCGCCCTACTTTTGAAGTCATTAATGTGGTTGGTACAGGTTTTAGGAAAGTTGGTTATTGGTCTGAATACTCTGGTTTATCAATTGTGCCTCCTGAAACACTGTACTCTAAGCCGCCAAATCGTTCCTCTTCGAATCAACAGCTACAAAGTATAATCTGGCCTGGACAAATAACGGAAAAACCTCGTGGATGGGTTTTTCCAAACAATGGGAGACAACTGAAAATTGGAGTTCCTAACAGAGCTAGCTTTCGTGAATTTGTTGGAAAGGTACCAGGCGTCGACTCATTCAGAGGATACTGTATAGAGGTCTTCACTACTGCCATAGACTTATTGCCTTATGCTCTCCCTTACAAGCTAGTTGCCTTTGGGGATGGTCATAACAATCCAGATGATACAGAGCTAATACGCCTAATCACAGCAGGA GTTTATGATGCAGCCATAGGTGACATAGCAATTACAACTAATCGAACAAAAATGGTTGACTTCACTCAACCATACATTGAATCTGGGTTAGTTGTAGTGGCACCAGTTAAGGAGCAGAATTCTAATGCTTGGGCTTTTCTCAGTCCATTTACTCCTAAGATGTGGTGTGTCACTGgtgtttttttcttaattgtgGGCACTGTAATTTGGATTTTGGAACACAGATTGAATGATGAATTTCGTGGACCTCCGAGTAAACAGATTGTCACTGTTTTATG GTTCAGCTTTTCAACTCTCTTTACTGCCCAGA GAGAAAACACTGTCAGCACCTTTGGCCGTATTGTCCTTCTTATATGGCTATTTGTGGTTTTGATAATAAACTCAAGCTATACTGCCAGTCTCACCTCAATTCTTACAGTGCAGAAACTTTCTTCCCCAATTACCGGAATTGAAAGTTTAGTAAATACAAAGGAACCCATTGGTTATCAGTGGGGTTCATTTGCCCGTAACTATCTGATTCAAGAACTTCGCATTGATGAATCTAGACTTGTTCCTCTTAACCTCCCTGAAGATTATGCTAAAGCTTTAAAAGATGGTCCTAGCCGTGGTGGTGTTGCAGCAGTGGTAGATGAGCGTGCTTATATGGAGCTTTTCCTCTCATCGCGTTGCCAATTCAGTATTCTGGGTCAAGAATTCACAAAAAATGGATGGGGGTTT GCTTTCCCTAGGGATTCTCCTCTAGCAGTAGACATGTCAACAGCAATTTTGAAACTATCAGAGAATGGGGAACTTCAAAGGATCCATGATAAATGGCTTTCTGGAATAGCTTGCACTTCACAGAGTACAAAGCTTGAAGTGGACAGACTTCAGCTGAAAAGCTTCTCAGGTCTATTCTTTCTATGTGGGTTGGCATGTTTTCTGGCTCTGCTCATTTATTTTGTGATGCTAGCATGTCAATATTGCCAATACTATCCCAATTCTGAGGTAGCTAGTGAAAGTTCACGATCAGGACGACTGCAGACATTCCTTTCTTTTGCTGATGAAAAGGAAGAGTCAGTGAGGTCTCGATCCAAACGAAGGCAACTAGAGGTGACTTCAGTAAGAAGTATTGATCAAGATGCATCAGTAAATGGTTCAAGAACTGACCGTTCTGAGATATACTCGAACAGGGTTGTAAGTTTTGGAGAATCTGTATAG